The following proteins are encoded in a genomic region of Brachypodium distachyon strain Bd21 chromosome 1, Brachypodium_distachyon_v3.0, whole genome shotgun sequence:
- the LOC104581611 gene encoding ADP-ribosylation factor — MGLTFTKLFSRLFAKKEMRILMVGLDAAGKTTILYKLKLGEIVTTIPTIGFNVETVEYKNISFTVWDVGGQDKIRPLWRHYFQNTQGLIFVVDSNDRDRVVEARDELHRMLNEDELRDAVLLVFANKQDLPNAMNAAEITDKLGLHSLRQRHWYIQSTCATTGEGLYEGLDWLSSNIASKS; from the exons atggGGCTCACGTTCACCAAGCTGTTCAGCCGCCTGTTTGCCAAGAAGGAGATGCGGATCCTGATGGTGGGTCTCGACGCCGCCGGAAAGACCACCATCCTCTACAAGCTCAAGCTCGGCGAGATCGTCACCACCATCCCCACCATCG GATTCAATGTTGAAACAGTGGAGTACAAGAACATCAGCTTCACTGTCTGGGATGTCGGGGGTCAGGACAAG ATCAGGCCTCTCTGGAGGCATTACTTCCAGAACACGCAGGGTCTCATCTTTGTTGTGGACAGCAACGATAGGGACCGTGTTGTTGAAGCCAGGGATGAGCTTCACAGGATGCTGAATGAG GATGAGTTACGTGATGCTGTGTTGCTGGTTTTTGCTAACAAGCAAGATCTTCCGAACGCTATGAATGCTGCTGAGATTACTGATAAGCTTGGACTGCACTCCCTCCGCCAGCGACACTG GTACATCCAGAGCACTTGTGCTACAACTGGTGAGGGATTGTATGAAGGCTTGGACTGGCTGTCCAGCAACATTGCTAGCAAG TCCTAA
- the LOC100821902 gene encoding probable U3 small nucleolar RNA-associated protein 7, with the protein MGISTEEDPKERKNNKDSLDEMEMKVAKYSRGKAANLGALRDKKLKGQLAGKERLIGQSAKAAAQAEKWFLPIEGGYLEPEGLEKTYRYQQQSIVQEVDLLSSRKPFDMILPVLGPYTLEYTSNGRYMIVGGRKGHIAMMDMLNMDLIKEFQVRETVRDVAFLHNEQLFAVAQKKYPYIYNRHGTEIHCLKEHGKSLKLQFLDKHFLLVSINSFGQLHYQDMSTGEMIANYRTGLGRTDVMRANPYNAVIGVGHAGGKVTMWKPTSVKPLVTMLCHHGPVTAVAFDRGGHLMATAGVDRKIKIWDLRKYEVVHSYTARAQSLDFSQKGLLAGSNGSLVEIYKDSGGQDYKVYMKHRMIKGYQVDKVLFRPYEDICGIGHSMGLSSILVPGSGEANFDTFVENPVETRKQRREKEVQALLNKLPPETIMLDPNMIATVRQPKKKEKKTKKEIEEEIEDVVEAAKNTKVKKKTKGRSKPSKRAKKKEEEVLKAKRPLLDQYKETNGQPEKKQRIGDQSELPKALQRFAKNRQP; encoded by the exons ATGGGTATCTCTACCGAAGAGGACCCCAAGGAGAGAAAGAACAACAAAGACTCTTTGGACGAGATGGAGATGAAGGTGGCCAAGTATTCGCGGGGAAAGGCTGCTAACTTGGGG GCTTTGCGTGATAAGAAATTGAAAGGACAGCTTGCTGGAAAAGAGAGGCTAATTGGACAATCTGCCAAAGCTGCTGCACAGGCTGAAAAG TGGTTTTTGCCTATTGAGGGAGGCTATTTAGAGCCTGAAGGTTTAGAGAAGACATATAGATATCAGCAACAATCGATTGTGCAGGAGGTGGACCTTTTGAGTTCAAGAAAACCATTCGATATGATCTTACCTG TACTTGGTCCTTATACTCTAGAGTACACATCAAACGGTCGCTACATGATAGTAGGTGGACGAAAAGGTCATATTGCTATGATGGATATGTTGAATATGGATCTCATCAAGGAGTTTCAG GTGAGGGAAACTGTGCGTGATGTGGCATTCTTACACAACGAGCAACTCTTCGCAGTCGCCCAGAAAAA GTACCCCTACATATATAATCGTCATGGCACAGAAATTCACTGTCTGAAG GAACATGGTAAATCACTGAAGCTTCAGTTTCTGGACAAACACTTCCTCTTGGTATCGATAAACAGCTTCGGGCAGCTCCACTACCAAGATATGAGCACTGGTGAGATGATTGCAAACTACAGGACAGGTCTTGGACGTACTGATGTGATGCGGGCAAATCCTTACAATGCTGTTATTGGCGTTGGACATGCTGGTGGAAAAGTTACCATGTGGAAGCCAACCAGTGTGAAACCGCTTGTCACAATGCTGTGCCATCATGGTCCTGTGACTGCTGTTGCATTTGACAGGGGTGGTCATCTTATGGCGACGGCAGGTGTTGACAGGAAAATTAAGATTTGGGATCTCAGGAAGTATGAGGTTGTGCATTCGTATACTGCACGTGCTCAGTCCTTGGATTTCAGCCAGAAGGGTTTGTTGGCAGGCAGCAATGGATCTCTAGTAGAGATATACAAGGATTCTGGGGGGCAGGATTATAAAGTTTATATGAAACATAGAATGATAAAGGGGTACCAGGTTGACAAGGTTTTGTTCCGCCCTTATGAGGATATCTGTGGGATTGGGCACTCCATGGGCCTTTCTTCCATTCTTGTTCCTGGATCGGGTGAGGCAAACTTTGATACCTTTGTTGAGAACCCTGTGGAGACTAGAAAGCAAAGGAGGGAGAAGGAGGTGCAAGCCCTACTCAATAAGCTTCCACCAGAGACTATCATGCTCGACCCAAATATGATCGCCACTGTAAGACaaccaaagaagaaagagaagaagaccaAGAAAGAGATCGAGGAAGAGATTGAAGATGTTGTCGAGGCCGCCAAAAACACTAAGGTCAAGAAGAAGACCAAGGGTAGGAGCAAACCCAGCAAGCGGgccaagaagaaggaggaagaggTTCTCAAAGCCAAGAGGCCTCTATTGGATCAATACAAGGAAACCAATGGACAGCCTGAGAAGAAACAAAGGATAGGCGACCAGAGCGAGCTGCCAAAAGCCTTGCAGCGGTTTGCCAAGAACAGGCAACCATGA
- the LOC100830805 gene encoding uncharacterized protein LOC100830805: MKVRSSVKRLCGFCKVVKRRGIVFIQCTSNKKHKQRQGFSTLAACLPPPPPPPPTGTSASAIAFAAAAEAPKVAKPDLSMKFNWPLGLAALLKNGDK; encoded by the exons atgaaggtCCGCTCGTCGGTGAAGCGGTTGTGCGGCTTCTGCAAGGTGGTCAAGCGCCGGGGCATCGTCTTCATCCAGTGCACCTCCAACAAGAAGCACAAGCAGCGCCAGGGCTTCTCCACCCTCGCCGCCTgcctcccccctcccccgccgccgccgccaacaggcacctccgcctccgccatcgcgttcgccgccgccgctga GGCCCCTAAGGTGGCCAAGCCGGATTTGTCAATGAAGTTTAACTGGCCGCTGGGTTTAGCCGCCTTGCTCAAGAATGGTGATAAATAA